One genomic segment of Plasmodium cynomolgi strain B DNA, chromosome 14, whole genome shotgun sequence includes these proteins:
- a CDS encoding hypothetical protein (putative), giving the protein MITEKLSKLDPEQKYFKYDKNILKEYENIKNIYKNKKLGRKFNQFDYWYSSKKKEAKYNYSRHVNFTITENKFNFRNVFSYFHILEVVHEKFKNNAFYINGLQSFINKYYDPVTQKRIKYYDKIREQLELRKKNGGDKTEEAYQKEGASVDGGITGEGKQNYVVPSSGSSKEGGKNSKSSKKEALRSEEKMECTKKQAEKDTFTSKKEFFEMIKKNLSEFEYSNEKNGPIAYDIKNPFMKSKMSSKRRRFKERRLFDIINFKCKNKRERLMQTAVRKLAKRKMKDEKYILDPMEPA; this is encoded by the exons ATGATAACTGAAAAGTTAAGCAAATTAGATCCTgaacagaaatattttaagtacgataaaaatatattaaaggaatatgaaaatattaaaaatatttacaaaaataaaaagttaggACGTAAATTTAATCAGTTCGATTATTGGTATTCGtccaaaaagaaagaagccAAGTATAACTATAGTAGACATGTAAATTTTACCATCACGGAGAATAAGTTTAATTTTAGAAATGTCTTTTCGTACTTTCACATACTAGAAGTTGtgcatgaaaaatttaagaaCAACGCTTTTTATATTAACGGGCTGCAGTCATTTATTAATAAGTACTACGACCCGGTTACTCAGAAACGGATTAAGTACTACGACAAAATTAGGGAACAACTTGAGctaagaaagaaaaatgggggggatAAAACTGAAGAGGCGTATCAGAAGGAGGGGGCTTCTGTGGATGGTGGCATTacaggggaaggaaaacagAATTATGTAGTTCCCTCGAGTGGCTCATcaaaagaggggggaaaaaatagtaagtcttctaaaaaagaagcactaagaagtgaagaaaaaatggagtgcaCCAAGAAGCAAGCGGAAAAAGACACATTCACATCGAAAAAGGAATTCTTCGAGATGATCAAAAAGAACCTAAGTGAATTTGAATATTCAAATGAA AAAAATGGCCCAATCGCCTATGACATAAAGAACCCCTTCATGAAGTCAAAGATGTCCTCAAAGAGGAGGAGGTTTAAAGAGAGGAGGCTCTTCGATATTATCAACTTTAAGTGCAAGAATAAACGGGAACGGCTAATGCAAACCGCGGTGCGGAAATTGGCTAAGAGGAAAATGAAGGACGAAAAGTACATTTTGGACCCAATGGAGCCAGCTTAA
- a CDS encoding transcription factor with AP2 domain(s) (putative), translated as MTPRYYFYTKEITHIFWGNLLCRRNRRLLSIEGSLLNNPIGSISRFKIKQTCANQNEGEERQKSSSSQNFSNHTFMYPKQKKGSTNSTNQYRRNSCIVGSTPELRLKGGNLFLCQDKKFFSGRSGGLKRRKKRKDERVINTCAGKRLEFFYPKKKRRQRIGLIQNSRKNIVYDNVLKRFLVYYYKQGIQVFRSFSCKKKRNFESARNKAIILSKQYSKKYSKQIDKEQRANKTPLNINDSSNLSAKYDHNVTRNVKIVPDKNKSGYRGVFYDASEHAYICVYNEAGIRKFQIFKIQNNDYLEAYNLAVMCRRYKLFKNFQFVSQRNRIRSGRIHL; from the coding sequence atgactcccAGGTACTACTTCTATACTAAGGAGATTACACATATCTTCTGGGGGAACCTACTATGCAGGCGTAACAGAAGGTTACTGTCAATCGAAGGGAGCCTCCTAAACAACCCCATTGGAAGCATTTCAcgatttaaaataaaacaaacatGTGCTAATCAAaatgaaggggaagaaaggCAGAAAAGTTCATCATCTCAGAATTTTTCAAACCACACTTTTATGTATCCCAAGCAGAAGAAAGGCTCCACAAATAGCACTAACCAATACAGAAGAAACAGCTGCATCGTTGGCAGTACACCCGAACTTAGGCTAAAAGGAGGAAACTTATTCTTGTGCCAAGATAAGAAATTTTtcagtggaagaagtggaggattaaaaagaaggaaaaaaagaaaagatgaAAGAGTTATAAATACCTGTGCAGGAAAAAggttggaatttttttatcccaagaaaaagagaagacaACGAATTGGGCTAATTCAAAAtagcagaaaaaatatagtttaCGATAATGTTTTGAAAAGGTTCCTAGTTTATTATTACAAACAGGGCATTCAAGTGTTTAGAAGTTtcagctgcaaaaaaaaaagaaacttcGAGTCAGCGAGGAACAAAGCTATAATTCTGTCCAAGCAGTACAGCAAAAAGTATAGCAAACAAATCGACAAGGAACAGAGAGCTAACAAAACACCCCTTAATATCAATGACAGCAGCAATTTGAGTGCAAAATATGATCACAATGTCAcaagaaatgtaaaaattgttcctgataaaaataaaagtggaTATAGGGGTGTGTTTTACGACGCCTCTGAACATGCTTACATTTGCGTCTATAACGAGGCGGGCataagaaaatttcaaatttttaaaattcaaaATAACGATTATCTCGAGGCGTACAATTTAGCCGTCATGTGTCGACGCTACaagctttttaaaaatttccaatTCGTTTCGCAGCGAAATCGAATACGCAGTGGGCGCATACATCTT